In a single window of the Elaeis guineensis isolate ETL-2024a chromosome 4, EG11, whole genome shotgun sequence genome:
- the LOC105042641 gene encoding butanoate--CoA ligase AAE1, with translation MEGSMRCSANYVPLSPLSFLERAAVVYADRAAVVYGSTVYTWSQTRDRCLRLASALTSLGISRGDVVAVLAANIPAMYELHFGVSMTGAVLCTLNTRHDAAMVSILLKHSEAKVIFVDSHLLGIGQGALKILLESNVKPPLLVIVGESYNSVAAIRGPIASANMEYETLLRTASPCFEIKWPIDECDPISLNYTSGTTSRPKGVIYSHRGAYLNAIATILINDITTMPVYLWTVPMFHCNGWCLAWGMAAQGGTNICLRNVTARAIFDSIALHKVTHMGGAPAVLNMIVNSPITERKPLPGKVGVMTGAAPPPPQVMFKLEELGFNVTHAYGLTETYGPATVCTWKPEWDALLPEERAKMKARQGLNHIGIEEIDIKDPITMKSVPADGQTIGEVMFRGNTVMNGYYKDLSATKETMAGGWFRSGDLAVRHPDGYIKIKDRSKDIIISGGENISTIEVESVLFSHPAVLEAAVVGRPDHHWGETPCAFVKLKEGASVAAEDIIKFCRSRLPHYMAPKTVVFEDLPKTSTGKTQKFVLREKAKAMGSLSKKGGSKL, from the exons ATGGAGGGAAGCATGCGATGCTCCGCCAACTACGTCCCTCTCTCTCCACTCAGTTTTCTCGAGCGCGCCGCCGTCGTCTACGCCGACCGGGCGGCCGTCGTCTATGGCTCCACCGTGTATACTTGGAGTCAGACCCGCGATCGCTGCCTCCGCCTCGCGTCTGCCCTCACCAGCTTGGGGATCTCTCGAGGCGACGTC GTTGCTGTACTTGCCGCAAACATTCCAGCAATGTATGAATTACATTTCGGTGTCTCCATGACTGGTGCGGTCCTCTGTACACTGAACACCCGGCATGATGCAGCCATGGTCTCGATCCTACTGAAGCATTCAGAGGCAAAAGTTATCTTCGTCGATTCTCACCTTCTTGGGATTGGCCAAGGGGCACTCAAAATTCTCTTGGAATCCAATGTCAAGCCTCCTCTTCTGGTCATAGTTGGAGAATCCTATAATTCAGTTGCTGCAATCCGAGGTCCCATTGCTTCTGCCAATATGGAATATGAGACTCTCCTTAGGACTGCTTCTCCTTGCTTTGAGATCAAATGGCCTATTGATGAATGTGACCCAATCTCACTGAACTATACTTCAGGCACTACATCAAGACCGAAAGGTGTCATCTACAGCCACCGAGGTGCGTACCTAAATGCCATTGCAACAATCCTTATCAATGACATCACTACAATGCCAGTGTACTTGTGGACCGTGCCGATGTTCCATTGCAATGGATGGTGTCTTGCTTGGGGTATGGCAGCTCAGGGAGGCACCAACATCTGCCTCAGAAATGTTACAGCAAGGGCAATCTTTGATAGCATTGCCCTTCACAAGGTTACACACATGGGCGGTGCTCCGGCGGTTCTCAACATGATTGTGAATTCTCCGATCACCGAACGAAAGCCACTTCCAGGCAAGGTAGGTGTGATGACCGGTGCTGCTCCTCCACCACCCCAGGTTATGTTCAAGCTGGAGGAGCTTGGTTTTAATGTCACCCATGCATATGGTCTCACAGAAACTTACGGCCCGGCGACTGTCTGCACCTGGAAGCCTGAATGGGATGCCTTGCTTCCCGAGGAACGCGCAAAGATGAAGGCTCGTCAGGGACTTAACCATATCGGAATTGAGGAGATTGACATCAAGGATCCAATCACTATGAAGAGTGTTCCCGCTGATGGGCAAACTATTGGCGAGGTAATGTTTCGCGGCAATACAGTGATGAATGGTTACTATAAAGATTTGAGTGCAACGAAGGAGACAATGGCAGGTGGATGGTTTCGATCAGGGGACCTTGCTGTCAGGCATCCTGATGGATATATAAAGATCAAGGATCGGTCGAAGGACATTATAATATCAGGTGGTGAGAACATAAGCACAATTGAGGTTGAATCAGTGCTCTTTAGTCACCCGGCGGTGCTCGAGGCAGCAGTAGTTGGGAGGCCAGACCACCATTGGGGTGAGACACCCTGTGCTTTTGTGAAGCTGAAGGAGGGTGCTAGTGTTGCTGCTGAGGATATCATAAAATTCTGCCGCAGTCGGTTGCCTCACTATATGGCTCCCAAGACTGTTGTGTTTGAGGATCTTCCGAAGACTTCGACAGGAAAGACACAGAAGTTCGTTCTTAGGGAGAAGGCTAAGGCCATGGGAAGCCTTTCTAAGAAGGGTGGGAGCAAACTTTGA